The window ATTTTTTAACTCTTGCGCACCTTGATACTGTTTAGTCTTTGCAATGATTTTAAATTTCCCAATATCTTTGCTGTAAATATTTTTTTCAATTTTGAGAAGTTCAACCACTTCACTGAACTTCTCAATTTTTTTACATTCTACAGCTATTTGATACAAATTAATGTCTTCTATAATTGTTTGTGCTGACCTTGTTTGGAGTGCTCTCTTGGTATTGTCAATCAAGTCATTAAGCCATTGTTGTTTTAGTTTATCTTCTTGCTCTGTATGAATTTTTTTAATTAAATCCAAAAGCAAAGATTTCAAGTTCTCTTTGGAAATATGTGTATTTATTATTTCCTTATATTCTTCATTTTCAAGCAACAACTCTGTTGCTTCAATTAGTTTTTGCAAATTTGATAAGTCTTTTAAAGCATATCTACTTTCATTAAACAGTGCAGTTTTAGAATATGTATCTGCTTTCTCAGACTCAGATGCATATGTTAACAATGACGATAAATAGTCATCCATCTCTCTAAAATGTGCACTTAAATCTATACCAACCACATCATCTACTACTTCTTTAAATTCTTTAAGATAATCTTCTGTTACTCTACTTTCCTCTGTAGCAAGTTGTTCATTGAATCTTTGTTCATCATTCTGAAGCAAAGAAAATTGTTTTATATATTTTACATTTTCATTCTCTTCACTAATCTTGTCTAAGGTGAATGTTTTTCCAGAAGATCTTTCTCCTAAAATAATATTTAGTCCTGTTGACAGCAATAAACCATCGCTTGTTGCTTGAAAAAAGTCATTTCCATGCTCTTCAGATAAAGCCACTTTGTATTTATCGTTTAAACATGATTTAATGCCAGCAAATGAAATGTCTTGTAAATCTATATATGTTTGTCTTGTTGGAAAACTTGATATTTCCTCTGTTAATCTTGAATCACTAAAAATGACTGGAACAAGACTGTCAGCATTTTTAGTGTGATATATAAACTTCTTGATGCTTGTTACTTCCCCAGCATTGATGTAACTGCTAAGTTCATTTAATTTTTCTTGTCGAAGAGAAGGTTTTTTATCATAATGAGGGATCAAAAGGTATTTACTAAGATCATGAAAAATCTCATCCATTTCACCTATACTAATACTATCCTCGGCTGTAACGATTTTGTCTTCTACTTGTTGACATTTATCATTGAAAGCATCTAGCTCATTATTATCTGATATCAGTAATAAATGACCACATTCGAGATTAATTTCAATACCTGGAAATACATCAATAGACAATGCTTCATCTATTTCTCTAAATTGTTCTAAATCAAAGATATTGTGATTTGTTATGGCTATTGCATTGATGTTTTGTGTTTGAACATATTCTTTTAATTTTTCTATACTGAAAATAAACTCATAGTCACTGATTGTTGAAATTGTATGAATATGTAAATCTATTTTTTTCATTTTATCTCATTCTATATATTTATGTATAACGTTTAAAATGAGCCGATGAATTGCCCGCAGGGTAATTTATTGGCTCCACTGATTTGTTATGTGATTTCATTTCACACATATCGGTTTATATTTTTTATGAATACCTTGTTTATAAAAACTTCCACCTACAAAACATTCTGATTGTATTTCAATATAGTTTATCGCTGAATCAATTGTTAATGAAACCATTTCATTTGGACTAACTTGAACTCTCCACCACCTACCTGAATTAGTATAATGAGGCTCTTCTATTAAGAACTTCAACCAAATGGCACCGCATTTTTTACATGTTTGTAACGTAGCCTCACCTAAATTATTTTCGCCTAATACAACAATATCATAATCTAAATAATGAAAAGGTGGCTTTTTGCATTTACATTTAAAAATCATTATTTTCCTATCACATAACGTTTGA is drawn from Candidatus Delongbacteria bacterium and contains these coding sequences:
- a CDS encoding histidinol-phosphatase, which produces MKKIDLHIHTISTISDYEFIFSIEKLKEYVQTQNINAIAITNHNIFDLEQFREIDEALSIDVFPGIEINLECGHLLLISDNNELDAFNDKCQQVEDKIVTAEDSISIGEMDEIFHDLSKYLLIPHYDKKPSLRQEKLNELSSYINAGEVTSIKKFIYHTKNADSLVPVIFSDSRLTEEISSFPTRQTYIDLQDISFAGIKSCLNDKYKVALSEEHGNDFFQATSDGLLLSTGLNIILGERSSGKTFTLDKISEENENVKYIKQFSLLQNDEQRFNEQLATEESRVTEDYLKEFKEVVDDVVGIDLSAHFREMDDYLSSLLTYASESEKADTYSKTALFNESRYALKDLSNLQKLIEATELLLENEEYKEIINTHISKENLKSLLLDLIKKIHTEQEDKLKQQWLNDLIDNTKRALQTRSAQTIIEDINLYQIAVECKKIEKFSEVVELLKIEKNIYSKDIGKFKIIAKTKQYQGAQELKNKSGRQWRFASAFQNYNNPYNFLCELKNIEQLRKTEYYKYFMDVQYQILNRHGYPVSGGERSEFNLLNEIKDALKHDILLIDEPESSFDNQFLKSEVNKLIKELSKEIPIVLVTHNNTVGASIKPDYLIHTKREIRDGEVNYKLFSGYPSDKELKSTDSESINNYLIMMNCLEAGSETYEKRRSDIYEILKD